In Triticum aestivum cultivar Chinese Spring chromosome 5B, IWGSC CS RefSeq v2.1, whole genome shotgun sequence, the following proteins share a genomic window:
- the LOC123113511 gene encoding actin-depolymerizing factor 2 (The sequence of the model RefSeq protein was modified relative to this genomic sequence to represent the inferred CDS: added 21 bases not found in genome assembly) has translation MAFMRTSSNASSGMGVAPDIRETFLELQMKKAFRYVIFKIEEKQKQVVVEKTGATTESYDDFLACLPEKDCRYALYDFDFVTGENVQKSKIFFIAWSPDTSRIRAKMLYSTSKNRIKQELDGFHYEIQATDPTEVELDVLRDRAH, from the exons TCCAATGCATCCTCTGGCATGGGAGTTGCTCCTGATATCAGGGAGACATTCCTGGAGCTTCAGATGAAGAAGGCATTTCGCTATGTTATCTTCAAAATCGAAGAAAAGCAAAAACaggttgttgtggagaagacagGGGCTACAACTGAGAGTTATGATGATTTCCTGGCTTGTCTCCCAGAAAAGGACTGCAGATATGCCCTTTATGATTTTGACTTTGTTACTGGGGAGAATGTGCAGAAAAGCAAGATTTTCTTCATTGCCTG GTCCCCTGACACATCCCGCATCCGCGCCAAGATGCTGTACTCCACCTCCAAGAACCGCATCAAGCAGGAGCTCGACGGGTTCCACTACGAGATCCAAGCAACTGACCCGACCGAGGTGGAGCTCGACGTCCTCCGTGACCGGGCGCACTAG